In Dolichospermum flos-aquae CCAP 1403/13F, the following proteins share a genomic window:
- a CDS encoding YfbK domain-containing protein, which translates to MGCNDIRGTLFTIAKDVKIQVEFNPAKVQAYRLIGYENRLLQNQDFNDDKKDAGEIGAGHSVTALYEIIPTGTKSDVKLLAVDPLRYQRSGVTATDTADNEMMLVKLRYKSPQDSTSQLITQTIKDSEFNANQTPSTNLRFAAAIATFGMILRDSEYKGNANYDLVMKLATQGQGEDTEGYRGEFIRLVEQSRELMTRKRWR; encoded by the coding sequence GTGGGTTGTAATGACATTCGGGGAACTCTATTTACTATTGCCAAGGATGTGAAAATTCAGGTGGAATTTAATCCTGCTAAAGTCCAAGCATACCGCTTAATTGGCTATGAAAACCGCCTGTTGCAAAACCAAGATTTCAATGATGATAAGAAAGATGCAGGAGAAATTGGGGCTGGTCATTCTGTGACTGCACTGTATGAAATTATTCCTACTGGCACAAAGAGTGATGTGAAACTACTGGCGGTAGATCCTTTGCGGTATCAGCGTTCTGGTGTAACTGCGACCGATACCGCCGATAATGAGATGATGTTGGTGAAACTCCGTTATAAATCACCCCAAGATAGTACCAGTCAATTGATTACTCAGACTATCAAAGATAGTGAATTCAACGCTAATCAAACACCATCGACTAATTTGAGATTTGCGGCGGCGATCGCTACTTTTGGCATGATCCTCCGTGATTCTGAGTACAAAGGGAATGCTAACTATGATTTGGTAATGAAATTAGCAACTCAAGGTCAGGGGGAAGATACGGAGGGTTATCGCGGTGAGTTTATTCGCTTGGTAGAGCAATCTAGGGAGTTAATGACCAGGAAGAGATGGAGATGA
- a CDS encoding ISAzo13 family transposase (programmed frameshift), with the protein MELTENLKYLYIKTAKKLKGSDRRQFMAEVVKGLGIGGQTLVERELGWNRRTIRKGMQELESGQPIIDGFDRSGRKGVETKLPNLLLDMKSLVDPQSQTDPSFKSTKLYTRMTASEVRRQLIAQYGYTEEELPTSETIRRKLNDLGYTLMRVLKTKPIKKIPETEAIFEQVKQINTQADHDPHTLRISIDAKVAVKVGEFDRGGTTRMPTVSLDHDFPTETTLIPYSIFIPEYNELFLFFVTSKLTADCIVDLLESWWQTVQHRFTHIQKLVINQDNGPENHSRRSQFMKRIVDFSRSSQLNLQLAYYPPDHSKYNPIERCFGWLEQHWNGSLLDTVETVLNFAQTLTFKGKNPVVNLVDKLYSLLVKLTTLAMAELETQIHRLPNLKKWFVEIFTKPV; encoded by the exons ATTGAACTAACGGAGAACCTAAAATATCTGTACATAAAAACAGCCAAAAAACTCAAGGGAAGCGATCGAAGACAATTCATGGCAGAAGTAGTTAAAGGATTGGGAATAGGTGGACAGACTTTAGTAGAACGAGAGTTAGGATGGAATAGACGTACCATCAGGAAAGGGATGCAGGAATTGGAGAGTGGTCAGCCGATAATTGATGGTTTTGACCGGAGTGGACGTAAGGGGGTAGAAACAAAATTACCAAACTTATTATTGGATATGAAATCCTTAGTAGATCCACAAAGTCAAACAGACCCCAGTTTTAAGAGTACAAAGTTATATACACGCATGACAGCAAGTGAAGTCCGTCGTCAACTAATTGCACAATATGGTTACACGGAGGAAGAACTACCAACATCTGAAACAATTCGCCGAAAATTGAATGATTTAGGCTATACCTTAATGAGAGTCCTGAAAACTAAACCTATCAAGAAAATTCCCGAAACAGAAGCCATTTTTGAACAAGTCAAGCAGATTAATACTCAAGCTGATCATGACCCTCATACTCTGCGGATATCCATTGATGCAAAGGTGGCAGTCAAGGTGGGAGAATTTGACCGTGGTGGTACAACTCGGATGCCAACAGTCTCATTAGACCACGACTTCCCCACTGAGACAACTCTAATTCCCTATAGTATTTTTATCCCTGAGTACAATGAGTTATTTTTATTTTTCGTTACTTCCAAATTAACTGCTGATTGTATTGTTGACTTACTCGAAAGCTGGTGGCAAACTGTCCAACACCGTTTTACTCACATTCAAAAACTGGTAATTAATCAAGATAATGGACCGGAAAACCATTCTCGTCGGAGTCAGTTTATGAAGCGGATTGTCGATTTTTCCAGATCATCTCAACTGAATTTACAACTCGCCTATTATCCGCCTGATCACAGCAAGTACAACCCAATAGAACGCTGCTTTGGTTGGTTAGAACAACATTGGAATGGTAGTTTACTTGATACTGTTGAAACCGTACTGAATTTTGCTCAAACTCTCACATTTAAGGGTAAAAATCCTGTTGTCAATTTGGTAGACAAGCTTTACTCCTTACTG GTTAAACTCACAACTTTAGCGATGGCAGAACTTGAAACACAGATTCACCGCCTCCCTAATCTCAAAAAATGGTTTGTGGAAATTTTTACTAAACCAGTATAG
- the argF gene encoding ornithine carbamoyltransferase yields MAALIGRDLLSLADLSSGELQELLELATQLKSEKLKLHCNKVLGLLFSKASTRTRVSFTVAMYQLGGQVIDLHPHVTQVSRGEPIQDTARVLDRYLDVLAIRTFAQQELETFAKYAKIPVINALTDLEHPCQILADLLTIQEKFGTLAGLTLTYVGDGNNVANSLMLGCALVGMNIRIAFPSGYSPDAEIVEKSREIANKKTEVLLTHDPEAAAKGASVLYTDVWASMGQETQANNRFPVFQPYQISEQLLSLADPEAIVLHCLPAHRGEEITEEVIEGSQSRVWDQAENRLHAQKALLASILGAK; encoded by the coding sequence ATGGCAGCATTAATAGGCAGAGATTTATTAAGTCTAGCGGATCTGAGTTCTGGGGAACTGCAAGAACTTCTGGAATTGGCTACTCAACTAAAGTCGGAAAAACTCAAGTTGCATTGTAATAAAGTTTTGGGTTTGTTGTTCTCCAAAGCTTCAACACGCACTAGAGTGAGTTTTACAGTCGCAATGTATCAACTGGGGGGACAGGTAATTGATCTTCATCCTCATGTCACTCAGGTAAGTCGAGGAGAACCTATCCAGGATACTGCTAGGGTGTTAGATCGTTATTTGGATGTTTTAGCCATTCGCACCTTTGCTCAACAGGAGTTGGAAACTTTTGCGAAGTATGCGAAAATTCCTGTAATTAATGCCCTCACAGATTTAGAACACCCTTGTCAAATATTGGCTGATTTACTCACCATTCAAGAAAAATTTGGAACTTTGGCAGGTTTAACTTTAACCTATGTCGGTGATGGTAATAATGTCGCTAATTCCCTGATGTTGGGTTGTGCTTTGGTGGGAATGAATATCAGAATAGCTTTTCCGTCAGGATACTCCCCAGATGCGGAAATTGTGGAAAAATCTCGAGAAATAGCCAATAAAAAAACTGAAGTTCTTTTAACCCATGATCCCGAAGCAGCAGCTAAAGGTGCATCTGTACTTTACACTGATGTTTGGGCAAGTATGGGACAAGAAACACAGGCAAATAACCGGTTCCCTGTTTTTCAACCTTATCAAATTTCTGAACAATTATTAAGTCTTGCAGATCCAGAAGCAATTGTTTTACACTGCTTACCAGCCCACCGTGGTGAAGAAATTACTGAAGAAGTAATTGAAGGTTCACAATCACGGGTTTGGGACCAGGCAGAAAATCGTCTCCACGCTCAAAAAGCTTTACTTGCAAGTATTCTTGGGGCAAAATAA
- the lexA gene encoding transcriptional repressor LexA, producing the protein MERLTDPQKELYEWLVEYIRLNQHSPSIRQMMEGMNLKSPAPIQSRLEHLRNKGYIGWNLGRARTLRILHPVKQGVPILGTIAAGGLIEPFTDAVEHLDLANLSLPPQSYALRVAGDSMIEDLIADGDVVFLRPVAEPNQLKNGTIVAARVEGHGTTLKRFYRHDDLVTLKPANPNYNPIEVSAMQVEVQGSLVGIWRNYN; encoded by the coding sequence ATGGAACGTCTCACAGATCCTCAAAAAGAACTATACGAATGGTTGGTTGAATATATCAGGTTGAATCAACATTCTCCCTCGATTCGCCAAATGATGGAAGGGATGAATTTGAAATCTCCAGCACCCATTCAAAGTCGGTTGGAACATTTACGCAATAAGGGTTACATTGGCTGGAATTTAGGTAGGGCGAGAACTTTGCGGATACTTCATCCTGTTAAACAAGGTGTACCAATTTTAGGAACTATTGCCGCAGGTGGTTTGATTGAACCATTCACAGATGCCGTCGAACATTTGGATTTGGCTAATTTATCATTACCACCTCAAAGCTATGCTTTAAGAGTCGCTGGGGATAGTATGATTGAAGATTTGATTGCAGATGGTGATGTGGTATTTTTGCGTCCTGTTGCTGAACCTAACCAGTTAAAAAATGGGACTATCGTGGCTGCGAGAGTGGAAGGACACGGTACAACTTTAAAACGTTTTTACCGCCATGATGATCTTGTTACTCTCAAACCTGCAAATCCTAATTACAATCCCATAGAAGTATCGGCTATGCAAGTAGAAGTGCAAGGTTCTTTGGTGGGTATTTGGCGTAATTATAACTAA
- a CDS encoding DNA phosphorothioation system restriction enzyme, whose translation MYLTRNAVPKLPTFKLKLPYAGEKKGNYQVKQPLPGFPKMPLSLQLRGYQRQAVTSWFANHGRGTLKMATGSGKTITALAIACELYQQIGLQVLLVVCPYRHLVTQWGRECEKFNLQPILAFDNLRSWQSQLSTQIYNLCSGSQDFVTIITTNSTLIGDGFQTQLKYFPPKTLIIGDEAHNLGAPKLEESLPRNVGLRLALSATPERYFDDDGTESLLDYFGHILQPEFSLQDAISQGALVHYIYNPVLVELTETESIAYLKLTKKIGRSLLYRDRDMGEMGDFEDNEDIKSLLMQRARLVGTAENKLTALQELMATRRETTHTLFYCSDGSQEIGQRYSLRQLKAVAQILGGELGYKVSTYTANTSLEEREILRRQFESGELQGLVAIRCLDEGVDIPAIQTAVILSSSGNPRQFIQRRGRVLRPHPGKERATIFDMIVLPPDLDRETIEVERNLLKKELRRFVEFADLADNAGEARMKLLALQKRYGLLDI comes from the coding sequence ATGTACCTAACGCGAAATGCAGTACCGAAATTGCCTACTTTTAAACTCAAGTTACCTTATGCGGGGGAGAAAAAGGGCAATTATCAAGTTAAGCAACCATTACCGGGATTTCCGAAAATGCCTTTATCTCTGCAATTGCGGGGATATCAACGTCAAGCTGTGACTAGCTGGTTTGCTAATCATGGTCGGGGGACATTAAAAATGGCTACTGGTAGTGGTAAAACTATTACTGCATTAGCGATCGCTTGCGAATTGTACCAGCAAATTGGTTTACAAGTCTTGTTGGTGGTGTGTCCCTATCGTCATCTTGTTACCCAGTGGGGCAGAGAATGTGAGAAATTTAACTTACAGCCGATTTTAGCCTTTGATAATTTACGCAGTTGGCAAAGTCAACTTTCTACACAAATCTATAATCTGTGTTCTGGTTCTCAAGATTTCGTGACGATAATTACCACTAACTCGACTTTAATTGGTGATGGTTTTCAGACGCAACTTAAATATTTTCCGCCGAAAACGTTGATTATTGGTGATGAAGCTCATAATTTAGGCGCACCGAAACTAGAGGAAAGTTTACCCCGAAATGTGGGTTTACGTCTAGCTTTATCAGCCACACCAGAAAGATATTTTGACGATGATGGTACAGAATCTTTATTAGATTATTTTGGTCATATTCTCCAACCTGAATTTAGTTTACAGGATGCGATTTCTCAAGGTGCATTAGTTCATTATATCTATAATCCGGTATTGGTAGAATTGACAGAAACTGAGAGTATCGCTTATTTAAAATTAACCAAAAAAATTGGGCGTTCTCTCCTTTATCGAGATCGAGATATGGGAGAAATGGGAGATTTTGAAGACAACGAAGATATCAAATCATTATTAATGCAAAGGGCGCGGTTAGTTGGCACTGCGGAAAATAAATTAACAGCCTTACAAGAGTTAATGGCAACTCGTCGAGAAACTACCCATACATTGTTTTATTGCAGTGATGGTTCTCAAGAAATTGGACAACGTTATTCTCTGCGTCAACTCAAAGCTGTTGCTCAAATTTTGGGAGGAGAATTAGGTTATAAAGTCAGTACCTACACAGCAAATACTTCTTTGGAAGAAAGAGAAATTTTACGTCGTCAATTTGAAAGTGGAGAATTACAGGGTTTAGTCGCAATTCGGTGTTTAGATGAAGGTGTGGATATTCCCGCTATTCAAACCGCAGTAATTTTATCAAGTTCGGGAAATCCCCGGCAATTTATCCAACGTCGGGGACGGGTTTTGCGTCCTCACCCTGGGAAGGAACGGGCAACAATTTTTGATATGATTGTTTTACCGCCAGATTTAGATAGAGAAACTATTGAAGTAGAACGGAATTTATTAAAGAAGGAATTACGGCGGTTTGTGGAATTTGCTGATTTAGCTGATAATGCTGGGGAAGCAAGAATGAAGTTATTAGCATTGCAAAAAAGATATGGGTTATTGGATATTTAA
- a CDS encoding DUF423 domain-containing protein yields the protein MTQFFLTIAAIFGGLSVAGGAFGAHALREKISERSLEIFDTGARYQMYHTLALLLVAMLMSRLENPPRTLLVSGWLFIIGVVIFSGSLYAISLTGIKSLGAVAPLGGLALMLGWAALAVAGATIKF from the coding sequence ATGACACAATTTTTCTTAACTATAGCCGCCATTTTTGGCGGTTTGTCTGTTGCTGGTGGTGCTTTTGGCGCTCATGCTTTGCGGGAAAAAATTAGCGAGCGCTCTTTAGAAATATTTGACACTGGCGCTCGTTATCAAATGTACCACACTCTGGCACTTTTGTTGGTTGCCATGCTCATGAGTCGTTTAGAAAATCCCCCAAGGACGCTTTTAGTCAGTGGTTGGTTATTTATTATTGGTGTGGTGATTTTTTCCGGTAGCTTATATGCTATCAGTTTAACAGGTATCAAGTCTTTAGGGGCAGTTGCACCATTGGGAGGATTGGCATTAATGCTGGGTTGGGCTGCTTTAGCTGTAGCTGGTGCAACCATCAAGTTTTAA
- a CDS encoding 2-phosphosulfolactate phosphatase family protein: MKIFIYHTPELTPNDTVPECAIAVDVLRATSTMATVLAAGGEAVQVFSDLDQLMTVSEQWPSDKRLRAGERGGAKVTGFELGNSPLDCTAELVAGKRLFISTTNGTRALQRIQNAPIVLAAALINRAAVVKFLLEKQPETVWIVGSGWEGSYSLEDTVCAGAIAHSIWQQTNCPLEDISGNDEVVSAIALYSQWQNDLLGLLHKASHGQRLLRLECLEDLKYCSQTDTLDILAIQTELGVLKSQNN, translated from the coding sequence GTGAAGATATTTATATATCACACTCCCGAATTGACCCCAAATGATACAGTTCCAGAATGTGCGATCGCTGTTGATGTTCTGCGAGCAACTAGTACAATGGCCACAGTATTAGCCGCTGGAGGTGAAGCTGTACAGGTCTTCAGCGATTTAGATCAACTGATGACAGTGAGTGAACAATGGCCTTCAGACAAGCGACTTAGGGCTGGAGAAAGGGGTGGCGCTAAAGTAACTGGTTTTGAGTTGGGTAACTCACCCTTAGATTGCACAGCCGAATTAGTTGCTGGAAAAAGGTTATTTATTAGTACCACCAATGGGACAAGGGCTTTACAGCGGATACAAAACGCCCCCATTGTTCTCGCAGCAGCTTTGATTAATCGGGCAGCAGTAGTTAAATTTCTTTTAGAAAAGCAACCGGAAACAGTCTGGATTGTTGGTTCTGGCTGGGAAGGAAGTTATTCTTTAGAGGATACAGTATGTGCGGGGGCGATCGCTCATAGCATTTGGCAACAAACTAATTGTCCCCTAGAAGACATCAGTGGTAATGATGAAGTGGTTAGTGCGATCGCTCTTTATTCCCAATGGCAAAATGACCTATTAGGATTATTACACAAAGCTAGTCATGGTCAACGATTATTACGCTTAGAATGTTTAGAAGACCTGAAATATTGTTCCCAAACTGATACTTTAGATATTTTAGCGATTCAAACAGAACTAGGAGTATTAAAAAGTCAAAATAACTAA
- a CDS encoding M61 family metallopeptidase has product MILELSPQIHYLVGMSQPETHLFEVTLHIVNYPSAVLDLKMPVWTPGSYLVREYGRHLQDFAAFANNQPLSWHKVSKNHWQVEKGNTSEVTIHYRVFANELTVRTNHLDATHGYFNGAALFFRIPGWENFPMQIRVIPAKDQWQVTTSLPTFAETVNTFLAADFDTLVDSPFEVGCHQLYNFEVLGKPHELAVWGKGNFQPEQMIADCQKIIEVESQMFGGLPYDRYVFFLHFLQQGFGGLEHKNSCSLIYQKFGFRTVDKYEPFLQLVAHEFFHLWNVKRIRPLGLEVFDYDQENYTPSLWFCEGTTSYYDLIIPLRAGIYKTKAYLNYLSKEITRYLMTPGRKVQPLSESSFDAWIKLYRPDANSGNSQISYYIKGEMVSLLLDLLIRVHHGNQLSLDDVMRQMWEKFGKDEVGYTPEQLEGVIESVAGMDLRDFFKRYLHGLEDLPFNQYLQPFGLQLVEEKNEEPYLGVRINTENGREIIKFVEAGSPAQFAGIDAGDELLAIDGIRVGNQLNERLKDYQENDSIQVTVFHQDELRTYSVTLAASIPSKYQLKVVENPSFTEMENFAGWLGVPLSSIQ; this is encoded by the coding sequence ATGATTTTAGAACTCTCTCCACAAATTCATTACTTGGTGGGAATGTCTCAACCAGAAACCCATTTATTTGAGGTGACTTTACACATTGTTAACTATCCGTCAGCAGTTCTCGATTTAAAAATGCCAGTGTGGACTCCTGGTTCATATTTGGTGCGGGAATATGGCAGACATTTACAGGATTTTGCGGCTTTTGCGAATAATCAACCCTTATCTTGGCATAAAGTTAGTAAAAATCATTGGCAAGTAGAAAAAGGCAATACTTCAGAAGTAACTATTCATTACCGTGTATTTGCTAATGAATTAACAGTAAGAACAAATCATTTAGATGCTACTCACGGTTACTTTAATGGGGCAGCTTTGTTTTTTAGAATCCCTGGTTGGGAAAATTTCCCCATGCAGATAAGGGTAATTCCTGCTAAGGATCAATGGCAAGTAACTACTAGTTTACCAACATTCGCAGAAACAGTAAATACTTTTTTAGCGGCAGATTTTGATACTTTAGTTGATAGTCCTTTTGAAGTTGGTTGTCATCAATTATATAATTTTGAAGTCTTGGGTAAACCCCATGAATTAGCAGTTTGGGGAAAAGGAAATTTTCAACCAGAACAAATGATTGCTGATTGCCAAAAAATTATTGAGGTAGAATCACAAATGTTTGGTGGTTTACCTTATGACAGATATGTATTTTTTCTGCATTTTCTTCAGCAGGGTTTTGGTGGTTTAGAACATAAAAATTCTTGTTCTTTAATTTATCAAAAGTTTGGATTTCGGACTGTGGATAAATATGAGCCATTTTTGCAATTGGTGGCCCATGAATTCTTTCATTTATGGAATGTTAAAAGAATTCGTCCTTTGGGGTTAGAAGTGTTTGATTATGATCAGGAAAATTATACACCATCTTTGTGGTTTTGCGAGGGAACAACCAGTTATTATGATTTAATCATTCCTTTACGGGCAGGTATTTATAAAACCAAGGCATATTTAAACTATTTGAGTAAGGAAATTACCAGATATTTGATGACTCCAGGACGAAAAGTTCAACCTTTGTCGGAGTCAAGTTTTGATGCTTGGATTAAACTTTATCGTCCAGATGCTAATAGTGGTAATTCTCAAATCTCCTATTATATCAAAGGGGAAATGGTGTCACTTTTATTAGATTTATTAATTCGCGTTCATCACGGGAATCAGCTTTCTTTAGATGATGTAATGCGGCAAATGTGGGAGAAGTTTGGAAAGGACGAAGTTGGTTATACTCCCGAACAATTAGAGGGTGTGATTGAGTCTGTAGCGGGTATGGATTTAAGAGATTTCTTTAAACGCTATCTTCATGGTTTGGAAGATTTACCTTTTAATCAATATTTACAACCTTTTGGTTTGCAATTAGTCGAGGAAAAGAATGAAGAACCTTATTTGGGTGTGAGGATAAATACTGAAAATGGACGGGAGATAATTAAGTTTGTGGAAGCGGGTTCACCGGCACAATTTGCGGGAATTGATGCTGGGGATGAATTGTTAGCGATTGATGGGATTAGGGTGGGAAATCAATTAAATGAACGCTTGAAGGATTATCAGGAAAATGATTCTATTCAAGTTACTGTTTTTCATCAAGATGAATTGCGGACTTATTCCGTGACTCTAGCTGCATCAATTCCTAGTAAGTATCAACTTAAAGTTGTCGAAAATCCTTCTTTCACAGAAATGGAGAATTTTGCCGGGTGGTTAGGTGTACCTTTGTCGAGTATTCAGTAA
- a CDS encoding DUF29 domain-containing protein: MTVPYDELVFQSPYLAVVKAKQLLEEGKMKEVDDILESLAESMGRSEKRAVINRLTRLILHIIKWKCQPEKRSASWVISIRSARAEITASQEEMPSLNRDFLESIWNKCFLAAKQDARDEMGKKPDIIALSWDEVFNETYTLWED; the protein is encoded by the coding sequence ATGACAGTACCTTATGACGAACTGGTTTTTCAATCACCATATTTAGCTGTAGTAAAAGCAAAACAACTGCTAGAGGAGGGGAAAATGAAAGAAGTTGATGATATTTTAGAGAGTTTAGCCGAGTCTATGGGGCGATCAGAAAAAAGAGCAGTAATTAATCGCCTAACTCGATTGATACTGCATATAATTAAGTGGAAATGTCAACCGGAAAAACGTAGTGCTAGTTGGGTAATTTCTATTCGTTCAGCTAGGGCAGAAATTACTGCCAGTCAAGAAGAAATGCCAAGTCTCAATCGAGATTTTTTGGAATCAATTTGGAACAAGTGTTTTCTGGCTGCAAAACAGGATGCTAGAGATGAAATGGGTAAGAAACCAGATATTATTGCTTTAAGTTGGGATGAGGTTTTTAACGAAACTTATACACTTTGGGAGGATTAG
- a CDS encoding GNAT family N-acetyltransferase, whose protein sequence is MTSLLPRNLSVVIRPVQHRDLDGIDCLTQESLSHLSPQEAGAAMRQMQWLRRWYGLLKFLSWFPNPLQYRFWGYVAEQGRILLGMIQVSPFNRTRSTWRINRVMLAGTGDRMGVGSQLLRHCFESILEARTWILEVNINDVDALALYRHNGFQRLAEMTYWEISPQLLAELIQTEPDLPNLLPVSNADAPLLYQLDTASMPPLVRQVFDRHTHDFKTTLFGAIIDALKQWMTKTEVVSGYVFEPQRKAAIGYFQVQLDRTGENPHVATLTVHPAYTWLYPELLSQLARIAQDFPQQGLQLASSDYQPEREEYLERIGAKRKEHTLIMSRSVWHKLRESKFVSLEGIQWQEMLQGLQPTRKPIPGGMSWMPQTQQVHPERAIPMQSEIVASTHQNPNMDIPCPSDSAADESQEQQ, encoded by the coding sequence ATGACTTCACTACTCCCTCGAAACCTCAGCGTTGTTATCCGACCAGTCCAACATAGGGATTTGGACGGAATTGATTGCTTAACTCAAGAATCATTGTCCCATCTTTCTCCCCAAGAAGCTGGTGCGGCCATGCGGCAAATGCAATGGCTACGACGCTGGTATGGGTTACTCAAATTCTTAAGTTGGTTTCCCAACCCATTACAGTATCGCTTCTGGGGCTATGTTGCCGAACAGGGACGGATACTACTGGGAATGATTCAAGTATCACCATTTAACCGAACCCGCAGCACTTGGCGAATTAATCGGGTGATGTTAGCAGGCACTGGCGACAGAATGGGAGTAGGTTCACAACTACTGCGCCATTGCTTTGAATCAATTTTAGAAGCGCGAACATGGATACTAGAAGTTAATATCAATGACGTTGATGCCTTAGCACTGTATCGCCACAATGGATTTCAACGGTTAGCAGAAATGACATACTGGGAAATTAGTCCCCAGTTATTAGCGGAATTAATTCAAACTGAACCAGATTTACCCAACCTCTTACCGGTGAGTAATGCTGATGCTCCGTTGCTATATCAACTGGATACAGCATCAATGCCACCTTTGGTAAGGCAAGTATTTGATCGACACACCCACGACTTTAAAACGACTTTGTTTGGGGCTATTATTGATGCTCTCAAGCAGTGGATGACAAAAACTGAAGTTGTGAGTGGTTATGTCTTTGAACCCCAGCGGAAAGCAGCCATTGGTTATTTTCAGGTGCAACTTGATCGCACAGGTGAAAATCCTCATGTAGCAACTCTTACAGTTCATCCGGCTTATACTTGGTTGTATCCTGAATTATTGTCTCAATTAGCCCGCATTGCTCAAGATTTTCCTCAACAAGGATTACAATTAGCTTCTTCAGACTATCAACCAGAAAGAGAAGAATATTTAGAGCGGATTGGGGCTAAACGCAAAGAACATACCCTGATCATGTCTCGCTCAGTTTGGCATAAACTGCGAGAATCGAAATTTGTCTCCTTAGAGGGGATTCAGTGGCAGGAAATGTTACAAGGACTACAACCAACCCGGAAACCTATCCCTGGGGGGATGTCATGGATGCCGCAAACTCAGCAGGTGCATCCAGAAAGGGCTATACCAATGCAGTCAGAAATTGTGGCTTCTACTCATCAAAATCCTAACATGGATATACCCTGTCCATCAGATTCAGCCGCAGATGAATCCCAGGAGCAACAATAG
- the ruvX gene encoding Holliday junction resolvase RuvX, whose translation MNPRSNNSVISQQQSKSFISALGVDVGSKRIGLAGCDGTGLIATGITTIERKSFIEDVEKIQQIVNERQVQILVVGLPYSMDGTIGFQARHVQKFAARLADALKLPLEYMDERLTSYQAEQLIIAENRSPSRNKGLIDRKAAALILQQWLDARRSSVQRSVAFTDE comes from the coding sequence ATGAATCCCAGGAGCAACAATAGCGTGATCTCTCAACAGCAATCAAAATCATTTATTTCCGCTTTGGGTGTGGATGTTGGTAGTAAACGCATCGGTTTAGCTGGATGTGATGGGACTGGGTTAATTGCCACGGGTATAACGACAATTGAGCGCAAGTCTTTTATCGAAGATGTAGAGAAAATTCAGCAAATAGTCAATGAGCGACAGGTACAAATTCTCGTTGTTGGTTTACCTTATTCAATGGATGGTACTATCGGGTTTCAAGCCCGTCATGTCCAGAAATTTGCGGCTAGATTGGCGGATGCGCTGAAACTTCCTTTAGAATATATGGATGAACGATTAACTTCTTATCAAGCGGAACAACTGATAATAGCTGAGAATCGCTCCCCATCAAGGAATAAGGGTTTAATTGATCGCAAGGCTGCTGCATTGATTTTACAACAATGGCTAGATGCTAGACGGAGTTCGGTACAGAGATCGGTAGCATTTACCGATGAGTGA
- a CDS encoding DUF3727 domain-containing protein codes for MYSSPLPEDNDHDSESSLILTDELKRTLECYIEHTLDVEGEKYVLLLPIDAPIEIFAWQVDGDEEEAVLVEDDEIIDEIFGTAQAVLSEQNLILKNTAYALTVAGELPPEDESKFFTLELEDEENGLEPEQLMEIATFYHDEQEYAIYTPLDPLLFFARMTKTGEPELLSPEEFRKFQPLLEEHLFNELD; via the coding sequence ATGTATTCATCTCCACTTCCTGAAGACAATGATCACGATTCCGAAAGTTCTCTGATTTTAACAGATGAGCTAAAACGGACACTAGAATGTTACATTGAGCATACGCTCGATGTAGAGGGGGAAAAATATGTTCTCCTTCTGCCTATAGATGCACCAATAGAAATTTTTGCTTGGCAAGTTGATGGCGACGAAGAAGAAGCCGTCTTGGTGGAAGATGATGAGATCATTGACGAAATTTTCGGCACTGCTCAAGCGGTTCTTTCTGAGCAAAACTTGATTCTCAAGAATACTGCTTATGCCTTAACTGTAGCAGGTGAGTTGCCTCCTGAAGATGAATCAAAATTCTTTACTTTAGAACTTGAAGATGAAGAAAACGGTTTAGAACCAGAGCAATTAATGGAAATTGCCACTTTTTATCATGATGAACAGGAGTATGCAATTTATACTCCCCTTGATCCCCTGCTCTTTTTTGCGAGAATGACTAAAACGGGTGAACCAGAATTACTTTCCCCCGAAGAGTTTCGTAAATTTCAACCCCTCTTAGAAGAACATCTGTTTAATGAGCTTGATTAA